The Aeromicrobium senzhongii genome includes a window with the following:
- the cysT gene encoding sulfate ABC transporter permease subunit CysT, translating to MTVDLLDTPASPPRKRRARRSTLTRSSGLGLGVALVWFSLLVLIPLCLVVITAAEGGWSTFSSVLQNPQTAAALRLTVLEAMAVSAVNVVMGTLIAWVLVRDDFWGKRALEVVIDIPFALPTIVAGLVLLSLYGPTSPLGIDVANTRWSVFLALLFVTLPFVVRTVEPVLMELDPEVEQAAMSLGASRATTVRRIILPALAPAITAGAALSFARGISEYGSLVLLSGNLPLKTEVASVRILTYIENGNEAAAASVAVIMLVVALVAIAALEVLSRRVSQRV from the coding sequence ATGACCGTCGACCTGCTCGACACCCCTGCGAGCCCGCCGCGCAAGCGTCGGGCTCGCAGGAGCACCCTGACCCGCTCGTCGGGGCTGGGCCTGGGTGTCGCCCTGGTGTGGTTCAGCCTGCTGGTGCTGATCCCGCTGTGCCTGGTGGTCATCACCGCGGCCGAGGGCGGCTGGTCCACGTTCTCCTCGGTGCTGCAGAACCCGCAGACCGCGGCGGCGCTGCGCCTGACGGTGCTCGAGGCGATGGCCGTCAGCGCCGTCAACGTCGTCATGGGCACCCTGATCGCGTGGGTGCTGGTGCGCGACGACTTCTGGGGCAAGCGCGCCTTGGAGGTCGTCATCGACATCCCCTTCGCGCTGCCCACGATCGTCGCCGGCCTCGTGCTGCTGAGCCTGTACGGCCCCACCAGCCCGCTGGGCATCGACGTGGCCAACACCCGCTGGTCGGTGTTCCTGGCGCTGCTGTTCGTGACGCTGCCGTTCGTGGTGCGCACGGTCGAGCCCGTCCTGATGGAGCTCGACCCGGAGGTCGAGCAGGCCGCCATGTCGCTGGGCGCCAGCCGCGCCACGACGGTGCGGCGCATCATCCTTCCGGCACTGGCCCCCGCGATCACCGCCGGCGCCGCCCTGTCGTTCGCCCGCGGCATCAGCGAGTACGGCTCGCTGGTCCTGCTGTCGGGCAACCTGCCGCTCAAGACCGAGGTCGCCTCGGTGCGCATCCTGACCTACATCGAGAACGGCAACGAGGCCGCCGCCGCCTCCGTCGCGGTGATCATGCTGGTCGTGGCGCTGGTGGCGATCGCCGCCCTCGAGGTCCTCTCCCGGAGGGTGTCGCAACGTGTCTAG
- a CDS encoding sulfate ABC transporter substrate-binding protein — translation MTRLTRPRPLTALGLLLSAALLASCAPSSGDDSGEGTELDLVGFAVPKAGNNAAQKAFGATDAGEGVTWKESYGASGDQSRAVAGGLPADYVHFSVTPDVTRLVEKGLVAEDWNAGPNQGIVTDSVVVLVVREGNPKKISGWDDLIKPGVGIVTPNPGSSGAARWNVLAAWQHVIGQGGSQADAEKFLGKLFANVKALPGSGRDATTAFQGGTGDVLISYENEAILARQLGEKIDYVVPDDTLLIENPAAVTKDADPAAKKFLEFVLTPEGQKEYVSKGFRPLSSVEGVEVGEVEGANDPANPFPTPAKLYTIDGDLGGWEKINAEYFDEDQGIITKLLAESGKS, via the coding sequence ATGACTCGGCTCACCCGCCCCCGCCCCCTGACCGCTCTCGGACTGCTGCTCTCGGCCGCACTGCTCGCCAGCTGCGCCCCCTCCTCCGGTGACGACTCCGGCGAAGGCACCGAGCTCGACCTCGTCGGCTTCGCCGTGCCCAAGGCCGGCAACAACGCCGCCCAGAAGGCGTTCGGCGCGACCGACGCCGGCGAGGGCGTCACGTGGAAGGAGTCCTACGGCGCCTCGGGCGACCAGAGCCGCGCCGTGGCCGGCGGCCTGCCCGCCGACTACGTCCACTTCTCCGTCACCCCGGACGTCACGCGGCTGGTCGAGAAGGGCCTCGTCGCCGAGGACTGGAACGCCGGCCCCAACCAGGGCATCGTCACCGACTCGGTCGTCGTGCTCGTCGTGCGTGAGGGCAACCCGAAGAAGATCAGCGGCTGGGACGACCTGATCAAGCCGGGCGTCGGCATCGTCACCCCCAACCCCGGCTCCTCCGGTGCCGCCCGCTGGAACGTCCTCGCCGCGTGGCAGCACGTGATCGGCCAGGGCGGCAGCCAGGCCGACGCCGAGAAGTTCCTCGGCAAGCTGTTCGCCAACGTCAAGGCGCTGCCGGGCTCGGGCCGCGACGCGACCACCGCCTTCCAGGGCGGCACGGGCGACGTCCTCATCTCCTACGAGAACGAGGCGATCCTGGCTCGCCAGCTGGGCGAGAAGATCGACTACGTCGTCCCCGACGACACGCTGCTCATCGAGAACCCGGCGGCCGTCACGAAGGACGCCGATCCCGCGGCGAAGAAGTTCCTCGAGTTCGTGCTGACGCCCGAGGGGCAGAAGGAGTACGTCTCCAAGGGCTTCCGCCCGCTGAGCTCGGTCGAGGGCGTCGAGGTCGGCGAGGTCGAGGGCGCGAACGACCCGGCCAACCCGTTCCCCACCCCCGCGAAGCTGTACACGATCGACGGCGACCTCGGCGGCTGGGAGAAGATCAACGCCGAGTACTTCGACGAGGACCAGGGCATCATCACCAAGCTGCTGGCGGAGTCCGGCAAGTCATGA
- a CDS encoding GNAT family N-acetyltransferase codes for MSVGAWPLNVPVLTDGVVTLRAHTPADLDRMNEMANDPDMARWTAVPVPNPRSATEKYAMELVPHGWDSGTSLCWAIEHEGRYVGNVDIRGKGALADIGYALHPDARGRSLAVDAARLAIDHAFVEAGKETIVWRAHVGNLASLRVAHTLGFRLHGTQPDALLERGRILDAWTGSLRFGDAPVPRTTWRESTLTTERLTLRPLATTDVPRIVEACADPSTRHFLSSMPEPYRESDALWYVHDSWWQAAVGHHETWAVADTDDRLLGTIRLLALDDPTGGLGEIGYWTHPDSRGRGIMTEAARAVVDYAFDPDGLDRRRLALVAAEGNVASRRIADALGFTQYGTEHGTARLADGTLTDHHLYERLR; via the coding sequence GTGAGCGTCGGCGCCTGGCCCCTCAACGTCCCCGTCCTCACCGACGGTGTCGTCACGCTGCGCGCCCACACCCCGGCCGATCTGGACCGGATGAACGAGATGGCCAACGACCCCGACATGGCCCGCTGGACCGCGGTCCCCGTGCCGAATCCGCGCAGCGCGACCGAGAAGTACGCGATGGAGCTGGTCCCGCACGGCTGGGACAGCGGCACGTCCCTGTGCTGGGCGATCGAGCACGAGGGTCGCTACGTGGGCAACGTCGACATCCGGGGCAAGGGCGCGCTGGCCGACATCGGCTACGCACTGCACCCGGACGCGCGCGGCCGGTCGTTGGCCGTGGACGCGGCCCGCCTCGCGATCGACCACGCGTTCGTCGAGGCCGGCAAGGAGACCATCGTGTGGCGCGCCCACGTCGGCAACCTGGCCAGCCTGCGCGTGGCCCACACCCTCGGCTTCCGGCTCCACGGCACGCAACCGGACGCGCTGCTCGAGCGGGGCCGGATCCTCGACGCCTGGACCGGGTCGCTGCGGTTCGGGGACGCGCCGGTCCCCCGCACCACCTGGCGCGAGTCGACGCTGACCACCGAGCGGTTGACGTTGCGCCCGCTCGCGACGACCGACGTCCCCCGCATCGTCGAGGCCTGCGCCGACCCGAGCACCCGGCACTTCCTGTCGAGCATGCCGGAGCCCTACCGCGAGTCGGACGCGCTCTGGTACGTCCACGACTCGTGGTGGCAGGCGGCCGTCGGACATCACGAGACCTGGGCGGTCGCGGACACCGACGACCGGCTGCTCGGCACGATCCGCCTGCTGGCGCTCGACGACCCCACCGGCGGACTCGGAGAGATCGGCTACTGGACCCACCCGGACTCGCGTGGTCGGGGCATCATGACCGAGGCCGCGCGCGCCGTCGTGGACTACGCCTTCGATCCGGACGGTCTCGACCGCCGGCGCCTCGCGCTGGTCGCCGCGGAGGGAAACGTCGCCAGCCGCCGGATCGCCGACGCGCTGGGCTTCACGCAGTACGGCACCGAGCACGGCACGGCCCGGCTGGCCGACGGCACGCTGACCGACCATCACCTCTACGAGCGGTTGCGCTGA
- a CDS encoding NADP-dependent isocitrate dehydrogenase produces MTDSTIIYTHTDEAPALATYSFLPIIEAYASKAGVKVETRDISLAGRLIAAVSDLLPESQRAADALAELGDLAQRPEANIVKLPNVSASVPQLKAAIDELRAQGYDMPEYPEDPQTDEERDIRARYDKVKGSAVNPVLREGNSDRRAPASVKNYAKNHPHRMGAWSADSKTSVATMGVDDFRANEKSVVLEADDDLRVELVGDDGTTTVLKESIPVLAGEIVDATSMNVAALREFLTAQVAQAKADGVLFSVHLKATMMKVSDPIIFGHVVRAFFPKTFAEYGAALAEAGLTPNDGLGGILAGLDAVPNGADIKASFEAELAEGPSLAMVDSDKGITNLHVPSDVIVDASMPAMIRTSGHMWGPDGQEADTLAVIPDSSYAGVYQVVIDDCKANGAFDPSTMGSVPNVGLMAQKAEEYGSHDKTFEIPATGTVRVVNSAGDVLIEHAVAQGDIWRACQTKDIPVRDWVKLAVNRARASGDPAVFWLDETRAHDANLIAKVNEYLGDHDTEGLDIRIMSPVEATALSVERLRQGLDTISVTGNVLRDYNTDLFPILELGTSAKMLSVVPLINGGGLFETGAGGSAPKHVQQLLKEDYLRWDSLGEFFALVPSLEQYATTTGNAQAKVLADALDRATATFLENDRSPGRKLGTIDNRGSHFYLALYWAQELAQQSDDAALAEAFAPLAEKLAAEEQTIVDELLAVQGQPVDLGGYYQPDPEKAAKVMRPSTTFNEALAAF; encoded by the coding sequence GTGACGGACTCGACGATCATCTACACGCACACCGACGAGGCTCCCGCCCTCGCCACCTACTCCTTCCTGCCGATCATCGAGGCGTATGCCTCGAAGGCCGGCGTCAAGGTCGAGACCCGGGACATCTCGCTCGCCGGCCGCCTCATCGCGGCCGTCAGCGACCTGTTGCCCGAGAGCCAGCGAGCGGCCGACGCCCTCGCCGAGCTCGGCGACCTGGCGCAGCGCCCCGAGGCGAACATCGTGAAGCTGCCGAACGTCTCGGCCTCGGTCCCGCAGCTCAAGGCGGCGATCGACGAGCTGCGCGCGCAGGGCTACGACATGCCGGAGTACCCCGAGGATCCCCAGACCGACGAGGAGCGCGACATCCGCGCTCGCTACGACAAGGTCAAGGGCTCGGCCGTGAACCCGGTCCTGCGCGAGGGCAACTCCGACCGCCGCGCGCCGGCCTCGGTCAAGAACTACGCCAAGAACCACCCGCACCGCATGGGTGCCTGGTCGGCCGACTCCAAGACCTCGGTTGCCACGATGGGTGTCGACGACTTCCGGGCCAACGAGAAGTCCGTGGTCCTCGAGGCCGACGACGACCTGCGCGTCGAGCTGGTGGGCGACGACGGCACCACGACCGTGCTCAAGGAGTCGATCCCGGTCCTGGCCGGCGAGATCGTCGACGCGACGAGCATGAACGTCGCCGCCCTGCGCGAGTTCCTGACCGCCCAGGTCGCCCAGGCCAAGGCCGACGGCGTCCTGTTCTCGGTGCACCTCAAGGCCACGATGATGAAGGTCTCCGACCCGATCATCTTCGGCCACGTGGTCCGAGCCTTCTTCCCGAAGACGTTCGCCGAGTACGGCGCCGCGCTGGCCGAGGCGGGCCTGACCCCCAACGACGGACTCGGCGGCATCCTCGCCGGACTCGACGCGGTGCCGAACGGCGCCGACATCAAGGCCTCCTTCGAGGCCGAGCTGGCCGAGGGCCCGAGCCTGGCGATGGTCGACTCCGACAAGGGCATCACCAACCTGCACGTCCCGAGCGACGTCATCGTCGACGCGTCGATGCCGGCCATGATCCGCACGTCGGGTCACATGTGGGGCCCGGACGGCCAGGAGGCCGACACCCTCGCGGTCATCCCCGACAGCTCGTACGCCGGCGTCTACCAGGTCGTCATCGACGACTGCAAGGCCAACGGCGCCTTCGACCCGTCCACGATGGGCTCGGTCCCGAACGTGGGCCTCATGGCGCAGAAGGCCGAGGAGTACGGCTCGCACGACAAGACGTTCGAGATCCCCGCGACCGGCACGGTCCGCGTGGTCAACTCCGCCGGCGACGTGCTGATCGAGCACGCGGTCGCGCAGGGCGACATCTGGCGCGCCTGCCAGACCAAGGACATCCCCGTCCGCGACTGGGTGAAGCTGGCCGTCAACCGCGCCCGTGCCTCGGGCGACCCGGCGGTGTTCTGGCTCGACGAGACCCGCGCCCACGACGCCAACCTGATCGCCAAGGTCAACGAGTACCTGGGCGACCACGACACCGAGGGTCTGGACATCCGCATCATGTCGCCCGTCGAGGCCACCGCGCTCTCGGTCGAGCGTCTGCGTCAGGGCCTGGACACGATCAGCGTCACCGGCAACGTGCTGCGTGACTACAACACCGACCTGTTCCCGATCCTCGAGCTCGGCACCAGCGCCAAGATGCTGTCGGTCGTGCCGCTGATCAACGGCGGTGGCCTGTTCGAGACCGGCGCCGGCGGCTCGGCGCCCAAGCACGTGCAGCAGCTCCTCAAGGAGGACTACCTGCGCTGGGACTCCCTCGGTGAGTTCTTCGCGCTCGTCCCGAGCCTCGAGCAGTACGCCACGACGACGGGCAACGCCCAGGCGAAGGTCCTGGCCGACGCCCTCGATCGCGCGACCGCCACGTTCCTCGAGAACGACCGGTCGCCGGGCCGCAAGCTCGGCACGATCGACAACCGCGGCAGCCACTTCTACCTGGCGCTCTACTGGGCCCAGGAGCTCGCGCAGCAGAGTGACGACGCCGCGCTGGCCGAGGCGTTCGCGCCGCTGGCCGAGAAGCTGGCCGCCGAGGAGCAGACGATCGTCGACGAGCTGCTCGCGGTGCAGGGCCAGCCGGTCGACCTGGGCGGCTACTACCAGCCCGACCCGGAGAAGGCCGCGAAGGTCATGCGACCCAGCACGACCTTCAACGAGGCGCTCGCCGCCTTCTGA
- a CDS encoding sulfate ABC transporter permease, which translates to MSSRRLNSPRTTGTYVRRALVIGYLFLLVIWPLSLVVLHTFDGGLENMRAALSDPNVVIALQMTVYVAAWAVVLNTVFGIGISLLLVRVEFPGRRLLSVLVDLPLSVSPVVVGLALLLAYGSTEGLFGPALKDAGLQVAYAPPGMILATAFISLPLVVREIVPVLQEIGTDQELAAQSLGAGGWQTFWRITLPSIRWAVVYGVVLSLARALGEFGAVKIISGNLIGKTQTATLVVEQKYQDFEQGAAYATSFLLALIAVAAIVVVAILRPSHSTDQENP; encoded by the coding sequence GTGTCTAGTCGACGACTGAACTCCCCCCGCACCACCGGCACCTACGTGCGCCGGGCCCTGGTGATCGGCTACCTCTTCCTGCTGGTCATCTGGCCGCTGAGCCTGGTCGTGCTGCACACGTTCGACGGCGGCCTCGAGAACATGCGTGCCGCGCTGAGCGATCCGAACGTGGTCATCGCGTTGCAGATGACGGTCTACGTGGCCGCCTGGGCCGTCGTGCTCAACACCGTCTTCGGCATCGGCATCTCGCTGCTGCTGGTCCGCGTCGAGTTCCCCGGGCGCCGCCTCCTCTCGGTCCTGGTCGACCTGCCGCTGTCGGTCTCGCCGGTCGTCGTGGGCCTCGCGCTGCTGTTGGCGTACGGCAGCACCGAGGGCCTGTTCGGCCCCGCCCTGAAGGACGCCGGACTCCAGGTGGCGTACGCCCCGCCGGGCATGATCCTGGCGACCGCGTTCATCAGCCTGCCGCTCGTCGTGCGCGAGATCGTGCCGGTGCTGCAGGAGATCGGCACCGACCAGGAGCTCGCCGCCCAGAGCCTGGGCGCCGGCGGCTGGCAGACCTTCTGGCGCATCACCCTGCCGTCGATCCGCTGGGCCGTCGTCTACGGCGTCGTCCTGAGCCTGGCCCGCGCCCTGGGCGAGTTCGGCGCGGTCAAGATCATCTCGGGCAACCTGATCGGCAAGACCCAGACGGCCACGCTCGTCGTCGAGCAGAAGTACCAGGACTTCGAGCAGGGCGCCGCCTACGCGACGAGCTTCCTGCTGGCCCTGATCGCGGTGGCCGCCATCGTCGTCGTCGCGATCCTCCGTCCCTCCCACAGCACCGACCAGGAGAACCCATGA
- a CDS encoding DHA2 family efflux MFS transporter permease subunit: MSSASSPTRTLPENPWPALWAMVIGFFMILVDSTIVSVATPAIRDDLATDYNSVIWVTSAYLLAYAVPLLITGRLGDRFGPKRVYLTGLVVFTASSLWCGLTDSVESLIIARVVQGFGASMMTPQTMAVITRTFPAHSRGRAMALWGATAGVATLVGPVLGGVLVDNAGWEWIFIINVPVGLVGFVLAWRLVPRLETHTHRFDWLGVALSAVAMFLIVFGIQEGERYDWGTISGWLSVPLLIATGLVVLAVFVTWQARNRSEPLVPLSLFRDRNFSVSNVAISTVSFSVTAMAFPFMLWTQTVLGYDATQAGLLFVPMALVTAAMAPMVGKMSDRLPPRRLASVGFGTSAIALLGTAWVIAPDTPLWQLLALNAVLGFGNAFLWAPLASTATRNLPLSSAGAGSGVYNTTRQVGAVLGSAAIAAAIAGRLAVHVPQATDAGQGAGAAGGSLPAQLAGPFSDAMSEAIIVPALAFVVGLVVVQFFAAPSHAAPRHAER, encoded by the coding sequence GTGAGTTCTGCCTCCTCCCCCACCCGAACCCTCCCGGAGAACCCCTGGCCCGCCCTGTGGGCCATGGTCATCGGCTTCTTCATGATCCTGGTCGACTCGACGATCGTGTCGGTCGCGACCCCGGCCATCCGCGACGACCTCGCGACGGACTACAACTCGGTCATCTGGGTGACCAGCGCGTACCTGTTGGCCTACGCCGTGCCGCTGCTGATCACCGGCCGCCTGGGCGATCGTTTCGGCCCGAAGCGGGTCTACCTCACCGGACTCGTGGTCTTCACGGCCTCGTCCCTGTGGTGCGGCCTGACGGACTCGGTGGAGTCGCTCATCATCGCGCGCGTCGTCCAGGGCTTCGGCGCCTCGATGATGACGCCGCAGACCATGGCGGTCATCACCCGCACGTTCCCCGCGCACAGCCGCGGCCGGGCGATGGCGCTGTGGGGCGCGACCGCCGGCGTGGCGACGCTCGTCGGCCCCGTGCTGGGCGGCGTGCTCGTGGACAACGCGGGCTGGGAGTGGATCTTCATCATCAACGTGCCGGTCGGCCTGGTCGGGTTCGTGCTCGCCTGGCGCCTCGTGCCCCGGCTCGAGACCCACACCCACCGGTTCGACTGGCTCGGCGTCGCCCTGAGCGCGGTGGCGATGTTCCTCATCGTCTTCGGCATCCAGGAGGGTGAGCGGTACGACTGGGGCACCATCTCCGGCTGGCTGTCGGTGCCGCTGCTCATCGCGACCGGCCTGGTCGTGCTGGCGGTCTTCGTGACGTGGCAGGCGCGCAACCGCAGCGAGCCGCTCGTGCCGCTGAGCCTGTTCCGCGACCGCAACTTCTCGGTCTCGAACGTGGCGATCTCGACGGTGTCGTTCTCGGTGACCGCGATGGCGTTCCCGTTCATGCTGTGGACCCAGACCGTGCTGGGCTACGACGCCACCCAGGCGGGCCTGCTGTTCGTCCCCATGGCCCTGGTCACCGCCGCGATGGCGCCGATGGTCGGCAAGATGAGCGACCGGCTGCCCCCGCGGCGGCTCGCCTCCGTCGGCTTCGGCACGTCCGCGATCGCGCTGCTGGGCACGGCCTGGGTCATCGCACCCGACACCCCGCTGTGGCAGCTGCTGGCGCTCAACGCGGTGCTCGGCTTCGGCAACGCGTTCTTGTGGGCGCCGCTGGCCTCCACCGCCACGCGCAACCTGCCCCTGTCGTCGGCCGGTGCGGGATCGGGCGTCTACAACACCACCCGCCAGGTGGGCGCCGTCCTGGGCTCCGCCGCGATCGCCGCGGCCATCGCCGGCCGGCTCGCGGTGCACGTGCCCCAGGCCACCGACGCCGGGCAGGGCGCAGGAGCCGCCGGCGGGAGCCTGCCGGCCCAGCTGGCCGGCCCGTTCTCCGACGCCATGTCCGAGGCCATCATCGTCCCCGCGCTGGCGTTCGTCGTCGGCCTGGTGGTCGTGCAGTTCTTCGCCGCTCCCAGTCACGCAGCTCCCCGTCACGCCGAGCGCTGA